A part of Periophthalmus magnuspinnatus isolate fPerMag1 chromosome 14, fPerMag1.2.pri, whole genome shotgun sequence genomic DNA contains:
- the rnf167 gene encoding E3 ubiquitin-protein ligase RNF167, giving the protein MMHFHVGDVFFLVFCSLFSSSSYAYIYAHYSNSTSMLFEDLPALFGPSLPKDGLMGILVVARPLNACTPIDTAPPLPPNFDANTTKLIALIKRFECNFDIKVLHAQQAGFDAAIVHNMYSDTLLSMNYSNETLADEIEIPSVFTSFYASQVLKSYIIPEKGAYVILKPDFSFPLSYYLIPFCGVIGLIIIVMCVVLIIRCVQYSKRMRKNRLSKEQLKRIPTHVFSKGDDYDVCAICLDEYEEGDKLRVLPCSHAYHCKCVDPWLTQTKKTCPVCKQRVTRPTADHSESESEEEGGHRSEEEGTEGDSERTPLLRPSNPGSPSGSLVDYSAINHTTMTTAQCLASPARSESPIVGFEGYYSHEENTDTESDDTHTDDDTAQLIGRDHVNV; this is encoded by the exons ATGATGCACTTTCATGTTGGAGATGTCTTCTTCCTGGTTTTCTGCTCCCTGTTTTCTTCATCATCTTATGCCTATATCTATGCT CATTACTCCAACTCGACATCTATGTTGTTTGAGGATCTTCCAGCTCTTTTTGGACCCAGCTTGCCCAAGGATGGGCTAATG GGAATATTGGTGGTAGCTCGTCCACTCAATGCCTGCACACCAATAGACACAGCACCTCCACTGCCTCCAAATTTTGATGCTAACACTACCAAATTGATAGCACtaataaagcgctttgaatgtAATTTTGATATAAAG GTCCTACATGCTCAACAAGCTGGGTTTGATGCAGCCATTGTTCACAACATGTATTCAGACACTCTACTGAGTATGAACTACAGTAATG AGACTCTTGCTGATGAAATTGAGATTCCATCTGTATTTACCAGCTTCTATGCTTCTCAAGTGCTCAAAAGTTATATTATTCCAGAAAAGGG gGCCTATGTGATTCTTAAACCAGATTTTAGCTTTCCACTCTCCTACTACCTGATACCTTTTTGCGGTGTCATTGGCCTCATTATTATTGTGATGTGTGTTGTCTTG ATCATACGATGTGTACAATACTCAAAAAGGATGAGGAAAAACCGCTTGTCCAAAGAACAGCTCAAACGCATTCCGACGCATGTGTTTTCGAAAG GAGATGATTATGACGTGTGTGCCATCTGCCTGGATGAATATGAAGAGGGGGACAAACTGAGAGTCCTACCATGTTCACATG cTTACCACTGCAAGTGTGTGGACCCCTGGCTGACACAGACCAAAAAGACTTGTCCTGTGTGCAAACAGCGTGTGACTCGTCCCACTGCAGACCACtcagagtctgagtctgaggagGAAGGAGGCCACCGCAGCGAGGAGGAAGGGACAGAGGGCGACTCTGAACGAACCCCTCTGCTGCGACCCTCCAATCCTGGCTCTCCTTCTGGGAGTTTAGTGGACTACTCCGCCATCAACCACACTACAATGACCACTGCCCAATGCCTGGCCTCCCCTGCCCGCAGTGAATCCCCCATAGTGGGCTTTGAGGGGTACTACTCCCATGAGGAGAACACTGACACGGAGAGtgatgacacacacactgatgatGACACAGCTCAGCTCATTGGTAGGGATCATGTCAATGTTTGA
- the defbl1 gene encoding beta-defensin-like 1, translating into MKTQIHTTRQNLFSSNLTATMLSHRIVALALLVVFLFNAVETEAASFPWSCPSMNGVCRKVCLPTELFFGPLGCGKGFLCCVSHFL; encoded by the exons ACCCAAATACACACAACCAGGCAGAACCTCTTCAGTTCGAACCTGACTGCCACCATGTTGTCTCATCGGATCGTAGCCTTGGCTCTGCTGGTTGTCTTTCTCTTTAATG cTGTTGAAACTGAGGCGGCATCTTTCCCATGGTCCTGCCCCAGTATGAATGGAGTGTGCCGGAAAGTGTGCCTGCCAACAGAGCTCTTCTTTGGACCTTTAGGATGTGGCAAAGGCTTCTT GTGCTGTGTTTCTCACTTTCTATGA